The genome window AGTGCAAAGAGATTTCCGCTTTTTTAGAAAAACTGAAAGCCCCGATCTGCTCAGCTAACATTGAGGACGTACCTGATATGCCGCTGATATTTGAAAAGAATACGGCACTTACCGGGATAGAACTTGTAACAGAAGTACCGCCTTCAAATGTCGAATTCTACAAAAGATGCTCAGCATACGCATCCTTTCTTCTCCCTCTTAAGGTCCCGGCATCTGATGAGAGGCATATGGATGATGGCAAGCATTTCACAAAATCTAATGTAAATGTCTGCTATGCAGCACCCCGAAGCAAAAGAAAGTCACGAGACTGGTATGAAACCCAGCTTACAGTTGCAAAAGAAATTACACGCATTGACGGATATCCAGAAAAGAACAAGCCTTTCTTCATAATCACTGATGACGGATATTGGTTCAAGGCACATACAACCAGTGACGGAAACAAACAGTTCAGTGCTGTTGGAGATGAATTGATTATGGGCCGGTGGCTCAAAGGTCGTCTTGCCGCCGCAGGTCTTGTGGTTCCTGTAAATGATACTCAGCGGGATACGGAGCGAAAAGGGATGATTACAAAAGAAATTCTTCAGGAATATGGGTGTGAGAACTTGTATCTGAAAAAAACAGGTCAGACCGCTTTAGATGAAGACGGCACCCCTTTGGACGTGTGGATGCTCTCGTTCAAGCCCGATGATATGGAAGGAGATGACGAATAATGCAATATCTGAAAACATACTTGAATAAAATCATTGAGCGTGGAAATGTAGGACTTGCAGATTCAATCTCTGCAACTGCAGAGGATGTAGGCAACAATTATTTAAAAAAATTCTCTTTCACAAGCCATGAAATAGGTCTTCTTTTTGGGAATGTCCAATCCGGGAAGACAGGACAGATGTTTGGAATCATGTGCAAAGCAACAGATTTAGGATTCCCGGTTTTTG of Roseburia hominis contains these proteins:
- a CDS encoding restriction endonuclease PLD domain-containing protein codes for the protein MNLLYSDILPLGTEDDQKTIIDSFKEQLSQADRLEIAVGYVSRASLEELDALVSNAGVKQVCLNIGMYYIEGMPEGSYHTALKINRKWQASGIGEIKIVRTFKYHGKIYCFYKDGVPFAAIMGSANLGVIKLEASNRRQYEISSLTTDPTECKEISAFLEKLKAPICSANIEDVPDMPLIFEKNTALTGIELVTEVPPSNVEFYKRCSAYASFLLPLKVPASDERHMDDGKHFTKSNVNVCYAAPRSKRKSRDWYETQLTVAKEITRIDGYPEKNKPFFIITDDGYWFKAHTTSDGNKQFSAVGDELIMGRWLKGRLAAAGLVVPVNDTQRDTERKGMITKEILQEYGCENLYLKKTGQTALDEDGTPLDVWMLSFKPDDMEGDDE